GGACTGCCTTCTAACTCTTTGATTAATTGGTTTAGTACAATCTTTGCATCACCTACAATTGGTAAATCTACATGTACATTTTTACCAATCTCTGCAGGATCAATATCAATATGGATAACTTTAGCATTAGGCATAAATTCATCTAACTTACCAGTAGTTCTATCAGAGAATCTACATCCAATTGCAAGTAAACAATCACTTTTATTTACATTTTGATTAGCTACTTGTTTACCATGCATTCCAAGCATACCAATAGATAAATCCTCTTTCTCATCAATAATACCTTTACCCATTAGTGTGGTAGCTATAGGAGCTTTAATTAACTCTGCAATTTTTTTAAGCTCTTCTGATGCACCTGATAATATAGTACCTCCACCAGCTAAAATAAATGGCCTTTCTGCTTCAAGAAGCATTTTAGCAGCTTTTGCAATTTGCTTATCGTTACCTTTGGTAGTAGGTTTATAACCTGGAGTAGGTATAGTTCCTAATAGATATTCATCTAATTCTTGCTCTTGCACTTCTTTAGGAATATCAATTAAAACTGGGCCATTTCTACCAGTTGAAGCAATTTCAAAACTGGTATTAATAATACTTGGAATATCATTTGCATCTTTAGGTTGATATGAATGTTTTGTAATAGGCATTGTAATACCCATAATATCTACTTCTTGAAATGCATCATTACCAATTAAATTACTAACTACCTGTCCAGTAATTGCAATTAATGGAGAAGAATCCATATATGCATTTGCAATTCCAGTAACTAAGTTAGTTGCACCAGGTCCAGAAGTAGCTAAACAGACACCAACTTTACCAGAAGCTCTTGCATAACCTTCTGCAGCATGTGCTGCACATTGCTCATGTCTAACAAGTATATGCCTTAAATCTGAGTCATATAACATGTCATAAAATGGAATAACAGTACCTCCAGGGTAACCGAATATGGTGTCAACACCTTTATCCATTAAAGCTTTTATAATAGCGTCTCCGCCTCTCATTTTCATACATCCTTTTATTTGATAATATTTTAAACATTTTATAAATTTGATTTTGATTTGTAGTGTAATAATATATATCTAAAGATAGATATAAATATTAACATATATTAAAATTTGAAACTTAATATATTATCAAATACAAAGTAATCATAATGAATAGTTTCGAAGTTTAAATAAGAAAATAAACATTGTTTGAATAATTTAAAAATTAAAATTTAAAACTCTTAAATGGAGAATTAAAAATGAAAGTATTAGTTGTTGGAACCGGTGCAAGAGAACATGCAATCTGTGATGCATTAAAAGATGATGTAAAATTATATGCTTATATGAGCAAGAACAATCCTGGAATTAGTAAAATATCTACTTTCAAAAAAGGAGATGAAGGAGAAGTTGATGAAGTAGCTGAATTTGCAAAAGAAAATGAAATTGAACTAGCTATTATCGGACCTGAAGCTCCTCTTGGAAAAGGAATTGTAAATGCTTTAGAAACAGTTGGAATCCCTTGTGTTGGACCAGCACAAGAATCAGCAAGAATTGAAACTGATAAATCATTTATGAGAAACTTATTTGAAAAATATGAAATTAAAGGATCTTTAACTTACAAAGTATTTGATAACTACGAAGATATCAGTGCATTTTTAGATGAATATGAGAAAGATGTTGTAGTAAAGCCTGTAGGTTTAACTGGAGGTAAAGGTGTAAAAATCGTAGGAGATCACCTTAAAGACAATCAAGATGCAAAAGCTTATGCAAAAGAGGTAATGGACAATGCAATGGGAGGATTTGCACAGGTAATTATTGAAGAAAAAGTGGTAGGTGAAGAATTTACCATCCAAGCATTTTGTGATGGAGAAAACTTAGCTCCAATGCCTGCAGCACAAGATCATCCCCATGCCTTTGAAAATGACCAAGGATTGATTACCGGAGGAATGGGTTCATACTCTGATGTAGGTGGATTATTGCCATTTTTATCTAGGGAAGACTACGATGAAGCTGTTGAAATTATGAAAGAAACATTAAAGGCAATAGCTAAAGAAACCACCCCCTACAAAGGAATTCTCTATGGCCAATTTATGTTATCTAAAGATGGGCCAAAATTGATTGAATACAATGCAAGGTTTGGTGATCCAGAAGCAATGAATGTGCTTCCACTTTTAAAAACTCCAATGGTTGATGTGTGTAAATCAATAGTAGATGGAAGTCTTGGAGATGTTGAATTTGAAGATTTGGCTTCTGTATGTAAATATATCGTACCTGATGGATACCCAGATACTCCCCATGCCGGTGAAATCATTGAGCTAGATGAAGAAGCTATTGAAGCATTAGGTGCAAAAGTGTTCTATGCAGCTGTAAGTGAAGAAGAAGGTAAAATCTTTCTTTCTGGTTCCAGAGCTTTAGGAATCGTTGCTCAAGGAGAAACAATTCGTGATGCTGAAAAAATAGCTGAAGAAGCTTGCAACTTAGTTAAAGGAAATGTTTACCATAGAAGAGATGTTGGAACTGAATCTTTAATCCAAAAACGTATCGATCATATGGAAGCAATTAGAAATGGATAAATAATTTAAAATTATTAAATTGTTAATCAACTAATAATAGAAATGAATTAGTAGTTCAAGCTTATTAGATTATTAGTCAACTAATAGCTAATAAGTTAATTGTCCAATAGTGGGCCAGTAGTTAATCAATTCCTAAACTGATTAATTACTAATACTTTAAAATAAAGATTTTAATAGAAATTCAGTGATTCGATGTCTAAATCTACAAAATCTAGAAATACAACCTTAAAAAAGGTAAAAAAATTAGAAAGGCAAGGAAAATACCTCAAAGCCTTAAAGGTTTGTGATGAATATTTAGACAATACTATCGCTGAAGAAAGCTTAATTTTATTAAAAATCGACATTTTAGTGGAATACTATAATAATGATGATTTTATAGGATTGATTAATGAATACAAAATCAAATTAACTAATTTTTTAGAGGAAGATAAAGAAATAGAGCTTTTAAAAATCTACAACACTTTAGATAATTATCTTGAATTAAAGACTCAGAATTTAGCTACTGAAGGTATAGTTAAATCATATCTTGCTGGAGGATTATTAATAGATAATCTAGAAACTATTTTAGTATTAAATGAAATGGTTAAAGATAATTATAAAAATCTAGAAGAAGATGAAGAATATATTGAAAAAACTATGATTCCACAAGACCTTGAAAACTTTGTAGAAAATGTTTTAAAAACATCTTACCAATATTTAGAGCTTATTCTTACTAATCCTAAAGCCCAAATAGCTGATTCTAATTTTAATTTAGATGCAATTAGATCTAAATTAATACAATTCTTAAAACCTAAAAAAGAAGAACCAGAAGAAAAAATAGTAAAATCAGCTGAAAAGATAACAATTGAAACCGTAGCTGAGCTTGAAAGTGAAAGTGAAAAAGAGTTATTAAAATCAAATGATGATACTGAAATAAGCAGAGAATACAGTACTGAAGATGAAATTCAAGGTCTAAAGGATATTATTTCTTATTTAAATAATAAAAATGAATTTAAAAAAGCTTTAATATATCAAAGAAAACTTGTTAAATTAGCAAGAGAAGAAAATATTAAATTTAAAGAAGAAACCGATTCAAAGCAAAGAACACTTTCTGATTTTTAAATTTAATATTTTTCATACCCCCTTATTTTTTAATTATAGAATTTTATTATAAACTAAATTACTTTTTTAATTATAGCAATTAACTTAAAACCCAATTACCTATTTAATTATACCATTAACTTAAAACCCAATTACTTTTTTAAAGCTATTTTTACTTATTTATTATAAAATGCATTTAATGCATTTATAAATGTGAAAGTTTTAATAATATTAAAAATAAATATTTAACTTTATTATACTAAAAAATTATATAAAATAAGTATTTTTATAATAAATTTTATGAAGGAGTCTAAAATGAGAAGTCTTTTATCAATAAGTGATATTGAAAATGAAGTTGTAAAAATCCTAGATATTGCAAGTGACTTCAAAGCTGGAAAAATAGAGGAGAAACCTCTTAAAAATCAAAAATTAGCAATGATTTTTCAAAAATCATCTACAAGAACAAGAGTTTCTTTTGAAGTTGGAATGTATGAATTAGGTGGAACCGCATTATTCTTATCAACTAATGATATTCAATTAGGAAGAGGAGAACCTATTAAAGATACTGCAAAAGTTTTATCTAGATTCGTTGATGCAATAATGATTAGAGCTATTGAACATGATGATGTTATAGAACTTAGAGATGAATCAGATGTGCCAATTATAAATGGTTTAACTAATTTAGAACATCCATGTCAAGCATTAGCAGATATGTTAACTGTTAAAGAACATAAAGGTGGATTTGATGGTAAATTCGTTTATGTTGGTGATGGAAACAATGTATGTAACTCTCTTTTATTAATATGCGGATGTTTAGGAATGGATATGGTAGTAGCTTGCCCAGAGGAATATAAACCAAATGAAGAAATTGTAGCTAAGGCAGAAGGCTATGCAAAAACAAATAATTCTACAATAACTATTACAAATGATGTTAAATCTGCTGCAAGTGGTGCAGATGTTATCTATACTGATGTTTGGGTAAGTATGGGTGATGAAGAAGAAGAGAAAAAAAGAAGATTTGAATTTAAAGATTATCAAGTAAATCAAGAACTTATTGATTTAGCAGATGATGATGTAATCTTTATGCACTGTTTACCTGCAATTAGAGGTGAAGAAGTAAGTGCCGAGGTAATTGATGGACCTCATTCTGTAGTATATGATGAAGCAGAAAACAGAATGCATGCTCAAAAAGCAGTATTATATTACTTCTTAAAAGAATTACAGTGAAAATAATATTAACTTCTTAGAAATCAATCTTAAAATAAAAATATATCCATTCTTAAAATCTTACAATGAAAATAATTATTAAATTATTTAAAATAATTTAAAAAAGTATAATAGGCTCCAATTATTTTAAATATGTTATTTAGAAAAAAGGGTGAAAAAATGGACTTTAATGACCCTGCATTAGAACATTTAGTAAATAAAATTACAATCGCATTAGAAGAAAACAATAGAGAAGAAGCAACAAGATACATGGATATCATCATTGAAGAGTATCCAGAACTTGCAAACATTTTAATGAATTCTATTGAATTCCAAGCATTAATAGCTGAAAATGAAGAAATAGCTAATAATGAGACAGACAAACAATCCCAAGCTATCAGTGCTGAAGAGATTATTAAACCTGGAAACACTGCTGAAATTGATGAAAAAAGAATTATTGATGATATGAATGCAATGTTAGATATTGAACCTAGCACTGCACAAGAATATATTCAAAAAGGAAGTGTTTTAACAATTACTGAACAATTTGAAGATGCTATAGATTGTTTTGATAAGGCTTTAGAATTAGACGAAAATAATCTTTCTGCTTTAATTTCAAAAGGAAATACTTACGAACTTATGGAAAAATACGAAGAAGCTTCTAAAGTTTATGATATTGTAATGAAAGTGGAAGTAAATGATATTTATGACTTGATGAGTAAAGGATATGTCCTTGAAAATCATCAAAGATTTGAAGATGCTTTAAAAACTTATAATAAAGCTTTAAAGAGAGATAAAAATAATTCTAACATTCTTTTTTTAAAAGGAAGTTGTTTAATTAAACTCCAAAAGCATAAAGAAGCTATTAAAACTCTAAATGATTGTATTGAAAGATACAGTGATAATCCTTATGAAACTATTTTTGAATTGGAAAATGCCTATCACAACAAAGGTGTCAGCTTACATGCTTTAGAAGAAGATGATGAGGCACTTGAAGCATTTAGTCTTGCTTTAGGAATTAACCCAAATTACCATTACACTTATTATGAAATTGGCATTATCCAAGAAGACAGACAAAAATACGAAAGTGCTTTAAAAAACTATGAAAAATTCTTAGAATTTGATAATACTGACTCTGAAGTTGTAGAAGCAAAAGAAAGAGTTGAAGAATTATTAAAAGAATAATTTTAAAATAAATTAAAAAATAAGTACTTAAAAATTATTATAAAGTATCTAATTATCAATTATTTTATAATAATTTCTTTTTTTATGAAAAAATAACTAGTTCGATATAATAAGAACTAATAAAAATATTCCAATTTTCCAAAAATAATAAATTAAAAATGAAAAAATAAAATAAAAAAAATAGAAAAATAAAAAAATAGTAAAAAGCAGATCACTTCTACTATTAGAATAATAGAAAAATAGTAAAGAGCAAATCATTCCCACTATCAGAATGAACTTTAATCAAATTTTTATCAAAAAAGTTTGGAAAATTTTTAATCAAGGATTTAGCCAATCATTAATTGAAAAAATTTTGGTCAAGGTTTTTAGCCGAAGGCTAAAAAGCTTGGCAGAAGGCTAAAAAGCTTGGCAGAAGGCTAAAAAGCTTGGCTACATCATCTCAGGAGCATTTACTCCTAAAATATCTAATGCATTTCTTAAAGTAATTCTCGCTTTTTCAACTAAAATTAATCTTGCATTCTCTACATCAGAACCAATTACCTGTTCTGCTTTATAGAATCTATTAAATGCACCAGCTAAATCTTGACAATATTGAGCAACTGGATGCACTCTCTTTATATTAGCAGAATCTTCAATCAAACTTGGGAATTTAGCAATTAATTTTACTAGCTCTTTTTCAATGTCATCTAAAGACCAGTTATCTTCCACTACAATATTATCTAAATCAATGCCATTTTTTTCTTGAGCTTTTTTAAGTAATTTACAAGCTCTTGCATGAGCGTATTGAATAGAAGCACAACCTCTTTCAAAACTTAAAGCTTCGTCCCATTTGAAAGTTATATGTTTTTCAGGAGATAATCTTGCAATATAATATCTGATTGCACCAATACCAATATCTTCAGCTATTTCATCAATAGTTGCTTCATCAAGGTCAGGCCTTCTAGATGTAATTTCTTCTTTAGCTCTACTTACTGCTTCATCCATTAATTCATCTACAGAGATAAATACTCCCCTTCTTGTAGACATAGACCCTTCAGGTAAGGTAATGAATTCATAGAAAATAACTTCCATTTTATCATCATTTGGTTCAGTTACTTCTAATATTTCAAGAGCTATAGATACTTGTTTTGCAGCTAATTTATGATCTGAGCCAAAGATATCTAATACTTTATCACATTTTTTACATTTATATATATGATATGCAATATCTCTTGTAGAGTAAAGTGAAGTTCCATCTGCTCTTCTTAATACAAGATGCTTATCAATATCATACTCAGTTAAATCTAAGTATAATACATCCTCTTTTCTCGCATAGCCAATTTCATATAATTCCTGAGTGATTTTATCAACAATACCTGTTCTTACAAATTGGCCTTCCCAAACAAATGCATCATGAATAATATTCATTCTTTTTAAAGTTTCTTTTACACCTTC
This genomic stretch from Methanobrevibacter olleyae harbors:
- a CDS encoding acetolactate synthase large subunit, with the translated sequence MRGGDAIIKALMDKGVDTIFGYPGGTVIPFYDMLYDSDLRHILVRHEQCAAHAAEGYARASGKVGVCLATSGPGATNLVTGIANAYMDSSPLIAITGQVVSNLIGNDAFQEVDIMGITMPITKHSYQPKDANDIPSIINTSFEIASTGRNGPVLIDIPKEVQEQELDEYLLGTIPTPGYKPTTKGNDKQIAKAAKMLLEAERPFILAGGGTILSGASEELKKIAELIKAPIATTLMGKGIIDEKEDLSIGMLGMHGKQVANQNVNKSDCLLAIGCRFSDRTTGKLDEFMPNAKVIHIDIDPAEIGKNVHVDLPIVGDAKIVLNQLIKELEGSPSDKSAWLKSIVDFKKSTIPRVSYNDIPLKPQQVIKEIANSINEDTIVTTDVGIHQMWAAHFLDISKPRKFISSGGLGTMGFGMPASIGAKVACPDEAVLAIVGDGGFLMVSQELATIKEYDVPVVIAILNNRKLGMVYQWQNKMYDKRYSQTDMGNTPDFVKLAESYGINAERVEGLGETQNILPKALKDNEAMLLDITVEKDEFIPMFPPGGAITDILGEYKYESDVKNINLDEKELSKDSQSIEGGK
- the purD gene encoding phosphoribosylamine--glycine ligase, which codes for MKVLVVGTGAREHAICDALKDDVKLYAYMSKNNPGISKISTFKKGDEGEVDEVAEFAKENEIELAIIGPEAPLGKGIVNALETVGIPCVGPAQESARIETDKSFMRNLFEKYEIKGSLTYKVFDNYEDISAFLDEYEKDVVVKPVGLTGGKGVKIVGDHLKDNQDAKAYAKEVMDNAMGGFAQVIIEEKVVGEEFTIQAFCDGENLAPMPAAQDHPHAFENDQGLITGGMGSYSDVGGLLPFLSREDYDEAVEIMKETLKAIAKETTPYKGILYGQFMLSKDGPKLIEYNARFGDPEAMNVLPLLKTPMVDVCKSIVDGSLGDVEFEDLASVCKYIVPDGYPDTPHAGEIIELDEEAIEALGAKVFYAAVSEEEGKIFLSGSRALGIVAQGETIRDAEKIAEEACNLVKGNVYHRRDVGTESLIQKRIDHMEAIRNG
- the argF gene encoding ornithine carbamoyltransferase; this encodes MRSLLSISDIENEVVKILDIASDFKAGKIEEKPLKNQKLAMIFQKSSTRTRVSFEVGMYELGGTALFLSTNDIQLGRGEPIKDTAKVLSRFVDAIMIRAIEHDDVIELRDESDVPIINGLTNLEHPCQALADMLTVKEHKGGFDGKFVYVGDGNNVCNSLLLICGCLGMDMVVACPEEYKPNEEIVAKAEGYAKTNNSTITITNDVKSAASGADVIYTDVWVSMGDEEEEKKRRFEFKDYQVNQELIDLADDDVIFMHCLPAIRGEEVSAEVIDGPHSVVYDEAENRMHAQKAVLYYFLKELQ
- a CDS encoding tetratricopeptide repeat protein → MDFNDPALEHLVNKITIALEENNREEATRYMDIIIEEYPELANILMNSIEFQALIAENEEIANNETDKQSQAISAEEIIKPGNTAEIDEKRIIDDMNAMLDIEPSTAQEYIQKGSVLTITEQFEDAIDCFDKALELDENNLSALISKGNTYELMEKYEEASKVYDIVMKVEVNDIYDLMSKGYVLENHQRFEDALKTYNKALKRDKNNSNILFLKGSCLIKLQKHKEAIKTLNDCIERYSDNPYETIFELENAYHNKGVSLHALEEDDEALEAFSLALGINPNYHYTYYEIGIIQEDRQKYESALKNYEKFLEFDNTDSEVVEAKERVEELLKE
- the argS gene encoding arginine--tRNA ligase; translated protein: MYFKIKSEAQEALKKAVNQLDCEFEDEIKLEFPPNPELGDLASTVSFQLAKHLRKAPNLIAPELVEKTELPEIFEKVEATGPYVNFFINHDIFAKQLLDSVNEDYGQLDKVYEKIILEHTSANPNGPLHIGHIRNSILGDSLRRLLTMAGREVDTQYYVNDMGRQLAMIVFGMEELGLKLEDQPSEKIDHKVGELYFKVNQILKEDDSLSDVVDATIRKYEGGPSELDEKFEYAVNSCLEGVKETLKRMNIIHDAFVWEGQFVRTGIVDKITQELYEIGYARKEDVLYLDLTEYDIDKHLVLRRADGTSLYSTRDIAYHIYKCKKCDKVLDIFGSDHKLAAKQVSIALEILEVTEPNDDKMEVIFYEFITLPEGSMSTRRGVFISVDELMDEAVSRAKEEITSRRPDLDEATIDEIAEDIGIGAIRYYIARLSPEKHITFKWDEALSFERGCASIQYAHARACKLLKKAQEKNGIDLDNIVVEDNWSLDDIEKELVKLIAKFPSLIEDSANIKRVHPVAQYCQDLAGAFNRFYKAEQVIGSDVENARLILVEKARITLRNALDILGVNAPEMM